In a single window of the Papaver somniferum cultivar HN1 unplaced genomic scaffold, ASM357369v1 unplaced-scaffold_57, whole genome shotgun sequence genome:
- the LOC113343293 gene encoding uncharacterized protein LOC113343293 — protein MERQVVPNRDNSLNATFSSSHMKTVSQLINQETRQWDKHTLNCLFDRDTVNDIFQIILPSTGKYILRWKPTPKGQFSVKSAYKCIMLDIHGSDNANFPWKYLWKLDLPQKIKHFLWKCMHDCVSVRSKLSRYVSSIPSECPLCNRESETLNHLFVQCDTTKRLWFDLDSNIAGNMSNMNLQEWIANWFAPNSNHGESHRKFVQFVRFAIWEIWNLRCNVVFNNAQVHVNNLITRVNKDISVWIDNSVKILANRSTLSNNKVVTPWSLPDFEYLRGAQSIHGIANDEEQVAALAALSAIRWAKAAAVQKLHLEEDCLNVVNVINGSLGSVDWRNNNVISDCKSLLESFTSWKCIFVHRESNEIANSLAKRARNYRVDEIWNSEFPLWLKSLIRDELNVNLS, from the exons ATGGAAAGACAAGTGGTTCCAAATAGAGATAACAGTCTTAATGCAACCTTTTCTTCTAGCCATATGAAAACTGTAAGTCAGCtaattaatcaggaaactaggcaGTGGGATAAACATACCCTGAATTGCCTCTTTGATAGGGACACTGTTAATGACATTTTCCAAATCATATTACCATCTACAGGTAAATATATCCTCAGATGGAAACCAACACCCAAAGGGCAGTTTAGTGTTAAGTCAGCTTATAAATGTATCATGTTAGATATTCATGGAAGTGATAATGCTAATTTTCCCTGGAAGTACTTGTGGAAGCTTGATCTTCCACAGAAAATTAAGCATTTCCTGTGGAAATGCATGCATGATTGTGTTTCTGTTAGAAGTAAGTTATCCAGGTATGTTTCTTCTATACCCAGTGAATGTCCTCTCTGCAACAGGGAGTCTGAAACTCTGAATCATCTCTTTGTTCAATGTGACACTACAAAAaggttgtggtttgatttagattCTAATATTGCAGGAAATATGAGTAATATGAACTTGCAGGAATGGATTGCTAACTGGTTTGCTCCCAATAGTAACCATGGGGAGTCTCATAGAAAGTTTGTTCAGTTTGTCAGATTTGCTATATGGGAAATTTGGAATCTAAGATGTAATGTGGTTTTTAATAATGCTCAAGTGCATGTGAATAATCTGATTACTCGGGTGAATAAAGATATTAGTGTTTGGATTGATAACTCAGTGAAAATTCTGGCAAATAGAAGTACTCTAAGCAACAACAAAGTAGTAACACCATGGAGTTTACCAGAttttga GTATCTGAGGGGAGCACAATCAATCCATGGAATAGCTAATGATGAGGAGCAAGTTGCGGCTTTGGCAGCACTATCAGCTATTAGGTGGGCAAAAGCTGCAGCAGTTCAAAAACTGCATTTAGAAGAAGACTGTCTGAATGTAGTAAATGTTATCAATGGTAGTTTAGGATCTGTCGATTGGAGAAATAATAATGTAATCAGTGATTGCAAGAGTCTATTAGAAAGTTTTACAAGTTGGAAATGCATTTTTGTGCACAGAGAGTCCAATGAAATAGCAAATAGTTTAGCTAAAAGAGCTAGAAACTATAGAGTTGATGAAATCTGGAACTCAGAGTTTCCACTTTGGTTAAAATCTCTAATTAGAGATGAACTCAATGTAAACCTTTCTTAA